The following coding sequences lie in one Actinomyces capricornis genomic window:
- a CDS encoding G5 domain-containing protein, which translates to MGRHSQTSSLNTTLVELGSLASRSLSRGTATGGHGRRRAEGPAKTPLSPMLFRAGGAAAVLSLAVSGGAYAAVLAQDEGEGGVSAGSLTALGGEARGEVQGGGSEAGAPAPVEGESTQFSTVTEDVTEAHGTVEKETDSLPAGETKVETEGVDGVTRTTYQVASVGGQEVSREAVSTVVVAQKVDEVVLKGTGAQQQATPEAPAEAPAAEAPAEAAPAPAPVAEAGTDAAGAQAIAKSMMAGYGWNDSEFSCLVSLWERESNWNYQAENPSSGAYGIPQSLPGNKMAAAGADWQTNPTTQITWGLGYISERYGSPCGAWAHSEAVGWY; encoded by the coding sequence GTGGGTCGACACTCCCAGACCAGTTCGCTGAACACCACCCTGGTGGAGCTCGGCTCCCTGGCCTCGCGGTCCCTGTCCCGGGGCACCGCCACCGGGGGGCACGGGCGCCGTCGCGCCGAGGGGCCGGCCAAGACCCCGCTGAGCCCCATGCTCTTCCGCGCCGGGGGTGCGGCCGCCGTGCTGTCCCTGGCGGTCTCCGGTGGCGCCTACGCCGCCGTGCTCGCCCAGGACGAGGGCGAGGGCGGCGTGAGCGCCGGCTCGCTGACCGCGCTGGGCGGCGAGGCCCGGGGCGAGGTCCAGGGCGGCGGCAGCGAGGCGGGCGCCCCGGCCCCCGTCGAGGGCGAGAGCACCCAGTTCTCCACCGTCACCGAGGATGTCACCGAGGCCCACGGCACGGTGGAGAAGGAGACCGACTCCCTGCCCGCGGGTGAGACCAAGGTCGAGACCGAGGGCGTCGACGGCGTGACGCGCACCACCTACCAGGTGGCCAGTGTGGGCGGTCAGGAGGTCTCCCGCGAGGCCGTGTCCACCGTCGTGGTCGCCCAGAAGGTCGATGAGGTCGTTCTCAAGGGCACCGGCGCCCAGCAGCAGGCCACCCCTGAGGCCCCGGCGGAGGCTCCCGCCGCTGAGGCGCCCGCCGAGGCCGCACCCGCCCCCGCCCCCGTCGCCGAGGCGGGCACCGACGCGGCCGGGGCCCAGGCCATCGCCAAGTCGATGATGGCCGGCTACGGCTGGAACGACTCGGAGTTCTCCTGCCTGGTGAGCCTGTGGGAGCGGGAGTCCAACTGGAACTACCAGGCCGAGAACCCCTCCTCGGGCGCCTACGGCATCCCCCAGTCCCTGCCCGGCAACAAGATGGCGGCTGCCGGGGCCGACTGGCAGACCAACCCCACCACCCAGATCACCTGGGGGCTGGGCTACATCTCCGAGCGCTACGGCAGCCCCTGCGGCGCCTGGGCCCACTCCGAGGCCGTGGGCTGGTACTGA
- a CDS encoding 4-(cytidine 5'-diphospho)-2-C-methyl-D-erythritol kinase translates to MSHLRSVPCGPEPVPPRSGSAASVRVEAPGKVNLFLSVGAPGPDGYHPLTTVFQAVRLIETVTARRQPSQSRQDITLTLEEPDDAVPTDETNLAVRAARLLAQATGVSEGVDLLLRKRVPVAGGMAGGSADAAAALVACNTLWGTGLGPGELAALAAQLGADVPFPLIGSTAVGHGRGDLVTPLMTRGSYQWVIALQERGLSTPEVFRRFDELSGQGPAPIAQEVPEAMTAALRAGDPRALAPHLHNDLQAAALDLRPELAEVIALAEQAGALRAIVSGSGPTVVALVEDAAGAQRVRRALEAGGLCSRTLRVDAPVAGARVVG, encoded by the coding sequence ATGAGCCATCTGCGCTCGGTCCCCTGCGGGCCGGAGCCCGTCCCGCCCCGCTCCGGCTCGGCGGCCTCGGTGCGCGTGGAGGCGCCGGGCAAGGTCAACCTCTTCCTGTCCGTGGGCGCCCCCGGCCCCGATGGCTACCACCCCCTGACCACCGTCTTCCAGGCGGTGCGCCTCATCGAGACCGTCACCGCGCGCCGCCAGCCCTCCCAGTCCCGGCAGGACATCACCCTGACCCTGGAGGAGCCCGACGACGCCGTCCCCACCGATGAGACCAACCTCGCGGTGCGCGCCGCCCGCCTCCTGGCCCAGGCCACCGGCGTGAGCGAGGGGGTGGACCTGCTGCTGCGCAAGCGGGTCCCGGTGGCCGGGGGCATGGCCGGGGGCTCGGCCGACGCCGCCGCCGCCCTCGTGGCCTGCAACACCCTGTGGGGCACGGGCCTGGGTCCCGGCGAGCTGGCCGCCCTGGCCGCCCAGTTGGGCGCCGACGTGCCCTTTCCCCTGATCGGCAGCACGGCGGTGGGCCACGGCCGCGGCGACCTGGTCACCCCCCTGATGACTCGCGGCTCCTACCAGTGGGTCATCGCCCTCCAGGAGCGGGGGCTGTCCACCCCCGAGGTCTTCCGCCGCTTCGATGAGCTCAGCGGCCAGGGCCCGGCGCCCATCGCCCAGGAGGTCCCCGAGGCCATGACCGCCGCCCTGCGCGCCGGGGACCCCCGGGCGCTGGCCCCCCACCTGCACAACGACCTCCAGGCCGCCGCCCTCGACCTGCGCCCCGAGCTGGCCGAGGTCATCGCCCTGGCCGAGCAGGCCGGCGCCCTGCGGGCCATCGTCTCGGGCTCGGGGCCCACCGTCGTGGCCCTGGTCGAGGACGCGGCCGGCGCCCAGCGCGTGCGCCGCGC
- the metG gene encoding methionine--tRNA ligase: MTHILSAVAWPYANGPRHIGHVAGFGVPSDVFSRYMRMAGHDVLMVSGTDEHGTPILVAADEEGISARELADRNNRLIVEDLVALGLSYDLFTRTTAGNHYAVVQEMFRTVRDNGYMVQQVTRSAISPSTGRTLPDRYIEGTCPICGAAGARGDQCDTCGNQLDPTDLIDPRSRINGEAPEFVESTHWFLDLPALAAALGAWLDERESSGTWRPNVIKFSQNLLDDIRPRAMTRDIDWGIPVPGWEDRPTKRLYVWFDAVIGYLSASIEWARRSGDPEAWRAWWNDPEALSYYFMGKDNIVFHSQIWPAELLGHNGQGERGGAPGELGVLNLPTEVVSSEFLTMEGRKFSSSHGIVIYVRDFLQRYQADALRYFICAAGPETADADFTWAEFVRRTNGELVAGWGNLVNRTASMIHKRFGAIPAPDELQEEDRALLEAIEAGFTTVGGLIARHRQKAALGEAMRLVGEANKYVADTQPFKLKGEEGSEAWLRLSTILHTLAQAVSDLNLLLSPFLPHSANAVDRILGGEGRIAPMPRIEEAEELDHQALPEAFEGRSGYPIITGDYSDAPAWRRHPVTVGAAVAKPAPVFTKLEESIVEEELARYAATLPDAGA; the protein is encoded by the coding sequence ATGACGCACATCCTCTCCGCGGTCGCCTGGCCCTACGCCAACGGCCCCCGCCACATCGGTCACGTCGCCGGATTCGGCGTCCCCTCGGACGTCTTCTCCCGCTACATGCGCATGGCGGGCCACGACGTCCTCATGGTCTCGGGCACCGACGAGCACGGCACCCCGATCCTCGTGGCCGCCGACGAGGAGGGGATCAGCGCCCGCGAGCTCGCCGACCGCAACAACCGCCTCATCGTCGAGGACCTCGTTGCCCTGGGCCTGTCCTACGACCTGTTCACCCGCACCACGGCCGGCAACCACTACGCCGTGGTCCAGGAGATGTTCCGCACCGTGCGGGACAACGGCTACATGGTCCAGCAGGTCACCCGCTCGGCCATCTCCCCCTCCACCGGCCGCACCCTGCCCGACCGCTATATCGAGGGCACCTGCCCCATCTGCGGCGCCGCCGGTGCCCGCGGGGACCAGTGCGACACCTGCGGCAACCAGCTCGACCCCACCGACCTCATCGACCCGCGCTCGCGCATCAATGGCGAGGCCCCCGAGTTCGTGGAGTCCACCCACTGGTTCCTCGACCTGCCGGCCCTGGCCGCCGCCCTGGGCGCCTGGCTCGATGAGCGCGAGTCCTCGGGCACCTGGCGCCCCAATGTCATCAAGTTCTCCCAGAACCTCCTGGACGACATCCGCCCGCGCGCCATGACCCGCGACATCGACTGGGGCATCCCGGTGCCGGGCTGGGAGGACCGGCCCACCAAGCGCCTCTACGTCTGGTTCGACGCCGTCATCGGCTACCTGTCGGCCTCCATCGAGTGGGCGCGGCGCAGCGGGGACCCCGAGGCCTGGCGCGCCTGGTGGAACGACCCCGAGGCCCTGTCCTACTACTTCATGGGCAAGGACAACATCGTCTTCCACTCCCAGATCTGGCCCGCCGAGCTCCTGGGCCACAATGGTCAGGGCGAGCGCGGGGGAGCCCCCGGCGAGCTGGGCGTGCTCAACCTGCCCACCGAGGTGGTCTCCAGCGAGTTCCTGACCATGGAGGGCAGGAAGTTCTCCTCCTCCCATGGCATCGTCATCTACGTGCGCGACTTCCTCCAGCGCTACCAGGCCGACGCCCTGCGCTACTTCATCTGCGCCGCCGGCCCCGAGACCGCCGACGCCGACTTCACCTGGGCGGAGTTCGTGCGCCGCACCAACGGCGAGCTCGTTGCGGGCTGGGGCAACCTGGTCAACCGCACCGCCTCCATGATCCACAAGCGCTTCGGCGCCATCCCCGCCCCCGATGAGCTCCAGGAGGAGGACCGGGCCCTGCTGGAGGCCATCGAGGCCGGCTTCACCACCGTGGGGGGCCTCATCGCCCGCCACCGCCAGAAGGCGGCCCTGGGTGAGGCCATGCGCCTGGTGGGGGAGGCCAACAAGTACGTGGCCGACACCCAGCCGTTCAAGCTCAAGGGCGAGGAGGGCTCCGAGGCCTGGCTGCGGCTGTCCACGATCCTGCACACCCTGGCCCAGGCGGTGTCCGACCTCAACCTCCTGCTCTCGCCCTTCCTGCCCCACTCGGCCAATGCCGTGGACCGCATCCTGGGCGGGGAGGGCCGGATCGCGCCCATGCCCCGCATCGAGGAGGCCGAGGAGCTGGACCACCAGGCCCTGCCCGAGGCCTTCGAGGGCCGCAGCGGCTACCCCATCATCACTGGGGACTACTCCGACGCCCCCGCCTGGCGGCGCCACCCGGTGACCGTGGGCGCCGCGGTGGCCAAGCCGGCCCCCGTGTTCACCAAGCTGGAGGAGTCCATCGTGGAGGAGGAGCTGGCCCGCTACGCCGCCACCCTGCCCGACGCCGGGGCCTGA
- a CDS encoding resuscitation-promoting factor, which translates to MDNTAPQPPTPFPTEAEAPSGAGEAVREPRRTSMLTRSALMAAGLSLIVSGGAYAAVQVAGGDSSEQATLAGAALGGEAEAAPTGQALTVEAPSSSVTMVTEDVTEAHTTVEKETDELPTGETRVETQGVDGVTRTVYEVTTVDGQEVSRTPVSTVVLTQRVDEVVLVGTGKAQSTPAPSTAAPDSGATTSKGEAEPSPQAPSQDSGSSDSGSSSGGSGGASADDSGVWAQLAQCESGGNPSTNTGNGYYGLYQFSLSTWQSVGGTGLPSDASAEEQTMRAQMLQQRAGWGQWPHCAAKLGLL; encoded by the coding sequence ATGGACAACACCGCCCCCCAGCCTCCCACCCCCTTCCCCACCGAGGCCGAGGCCCCCAGCGGCGCCGGCGAGGCGGTGCGCGAGCCGCGCCGCACCTCCATGCTCACCCGTTCCGCCCTCATGGCCGCCGGCCTGTCCCTCATCGTCTCCGGGGGCGCCTACGCCGCCGTCCAGGTGGCTGGCGGGGACTCCTCCGAGCAGGCCACCCTGGCGGGCGCGGCCCTGGGCGGGGAGGCCGAGGCCGCTCCCACCGGCCAGGCCCTCACCGTTGAGGCCCCCTCCTCCTCGGTGACCATGGTCACCGAGGACGTCACCGAGGCCCACACCACCGTGGAGAAGGAGACCGACGAGCTCCCCACGGGCGAGACCCGGGTCGAGACCCAGGGCGTCGACGGCGTGACCCGCACCGTCTACGAGGTCACCACCGTCGACGGCCAGGAGGTCTCCCGCACCCCGGTCTCCACCGTGGTCCTGACCCAGAGGGTCGACGAGGTCGTCCTGGTGGGCACCGGCAAGGCCCAGTCCACCCCCGCCCCCAGCACTGCGGCCCCCGACTCCGGGGCCACCACCTCCAAGGGCGAGGCCGAGCCGTCCCCCCAGGCGCCCTCCCAGGACTCGGGCTCCTCGGACTCCGGCTCCTCCAGCGGCGGCTCCGGTGGCGCCTCGGCGGATGACTCGGGGGTCTGGGCCCAGCTCGCCCAGTGCGAGTCGGGCGGCAACCCGAGCACCAACACCGGCAACGGCTACTACGGCCTCTACCAGTTCTCCCTGTCCACCTGGCAGTCGGTGGGCGGCACCGGCCTGCCCTCCGACGCCAGCGCCGAGGAGCAGACCATGCGCGCCCAGATGCTCCAGCAGCGCGCCGGATGGGGGCAGTGGCCCCACTGCGCTGCCAAGCTCGGCCTGCTCTGA
- the rsmA gene encoding 16S rRNA (adenine(1518)-N(6)/adenine(1519)-N(6))-dimethyltransferase RsmA encodes MSGPSPQGAPEEGSTVGSGLLGPTQVRGLARALGIRPTKTLGQNFVHDAAAVRRIVRSAGVGPQHCVLEVGPGLGSLTLALLETGARVVAVEIDPALARALPVTVADRMPQAAGRLRLIEADALGISGPADLGGARPTLMVANLPYNVAVPLVLTALEALPSLERLTVMVQAEVADRLAAPPGSRTYGVPSAKAAWYAQARRTLTISRHVFWPVPHVDSALVELTRRLPPATTASREQVFAVIDAAFSQRRKTLRKALAALAGGTDRAEAALRAAGIDPAQRGERLDVEAFAVLAEALNDLAPGGSQGPPAQEPACPPIHQPDQSPARGAQEGPRAGEEPR; translated from the coding sequence ATGAGCGGACCCTCCCCCCAGGGCGCCCCCGAGGAGGGCTCCACCGTGGGAAGCGGGCTCCTGGGGCCCACTCAGGTGCGGGGGCTGGCCCGGGCCCTGGGCATCCGCCCCACCAAGACCCTGGGGCAGAACTTCGTCCACGACGCCGCAGCGGTGCGCCGCATCGTGCGCAGCGCCGGGGTGGGGCCCCAGCACTGCGTGCTGGAGGTCGGCCCGGGCCTGGGCTCCCTGACCCTGGCCCTGCTGGAGACCGGCGCCCGTGTCGTCGCCGTCGAGATCGACCCCGCCCTGGCCCGGGCCCTGCCCGTGACCGTGGCCGATCGCATGCCGCAGGCCGCCGGGCGCCTCCGGCTCATCGAGGCCGACGCCCTGGGCATCAGCGGCCCCGCCGACCTGGGCGGGGCCCGGCCCACGCTCATGGTCGCCAACCTGCCCTACAACGTGGCCGTGCCCCTCGTGCTCACCGCCCTGGAGGCCCTGCCGAGCCTGGAGCGGCTGACTGTCATGGTCCAGGCCGAGGTGGCCGACCGCCTCGCCGCCCCGCCGGGCTCGCGCACCTACGGTGTGCCCAGCGCCAAGGCCGCCTGGTACGCCCAGGCCCGCCGCACCCTGACCATCTCCCGGCACGTCTTCTGGCCCGTGCCCCACGTGGACTCCGCCCTGGTCGAGCTCACCCGGCGCCTGCCCCCGGCGACCACCGCCTCGCGCGAGCAGGTCTTCGCCGTCATCGACGCCGCCTTCTCCCAGCGCCGCAAGACCCTGCGCAAGGCCCTGGCCGCCCTGGCCGGCGGGACGGATCGGGCCGAGGCGGCGCTGCGCGCCGCGGGCATCGATCCCGCCCAGCGGGGCGAGAGGCTCGACGTCGAGGCCTTCGCCGTCCTGGCCGAGGCCCTCAACGACCTCGCTCCCGGCGGGTCCCAGGGGCCGCCCGCCCAGGAGCCGGCCTGCCCGCCCATCCACCAGCCCGACCAGAGCCCCGCCCGGGGCGCCCAGGAGGGCCCCCGGGCCGGAGAGGAGCCCCGATGA
- a CDS encoding TatD family hydrolase: protein MSRSRRDRSWPPADAVAPLPGPVTDNHAHLPYPGESAGPGSHDPLGAAELVERARAAGVTRILTSACELPAWEPSLALARALEGVRVALAIHPNEAVSHAGVREVGPDGLEPRLEDHHATGLDEALSRLEATIAANREVVVAVGETGMDLFRTGERGARVQRESFRAHIALAKELDLPLQIHDRDAHAACVEVLEADGAPARTVFHCFSGGEELARACAEHGWYASIAGPVTYPANEGLRAAVRRLPEELLLVETDAPYLPPKPWRGRPNASYLMGATVGFLAELRGRDLEGLCARLQATTQEVYGWWPPAGGERHRDHQPSA from the coding sequence GTGAGCCGCTCCCGGCGCGACCGCTCCTGGCCGCCCGCCGACGCCGTCGCCCCCCTGCCCGGGCCGGTCACCGACAACCACGCCCACCTGCCCTATCCCGGGGAGTCGGCGGGGCCGGGCTCCCATGACCCGCTCGGCGCCGCCGAGCTGGTCGAGCGGGCCCGGGCCGCTGGGGTGACCCGGATCCTCACCTCGGCCTGCGAGCTGCCCGCCTGGGAGCCCAGCCTGGCCCTGGCCCGCGCCCTGGAGGGTGTGCGCGTGGCCCTGGCCATCCACCCCAATGAGGCTGTCAGCCACGCGGGGGTGCGCGAGGTGGGCCCCGACGGCCTGGAGCCGCGCCTCGAGGACCACCACGCCACTGGCCTGGACGAGGCCCTGTCCCGCCTGGAGGCCACCATCGCCGCCAACCGCGAGGTCGTGGTGGCCGTGGGGGAGACCGGCATGGACCTCTTCCGCACCGGTGAGCGCGGCGCCCGGGTCCAGCGCGAGTCCTTCCGCGCCCATATCGCCCTGGCCAAGGAGCTCGACCTGCCCCTGCAGATCCACGACCGCGACGCCCACGCCGCCTGCGTGGAGGTGCTGGAGGCCGACGGCGCCCCGGCCCGCACCGTCTTCCACTGCTTCTCCGGAGGGGAGGAGCTGGCGCGGGCCTGCGCCGAGCACGGCTGGTACGCCTCCATCGCCGGTCCTGTGACCTACCCCGCCAATGAGGGGCTGCGCGCCGCCGTGCGCCGCCTGCCCGAGGAGCTCCTCCTGGTGGAGACCGACGCCCCCTACCTGCCGCCCAAGCCCTGGCGGGGGCGGCCCAACGCCTCCTACCTCATGGGCGCCACCGTGGGATTCCTGGCCGAGCTCAGGGGGCGGGACCTGGAGGGCCTGTGCGCCAGGCTCCAGGCCACCACCCAGGAGGTCTACGGGTGGTGGCCGCCCGCGGGCGGAGAGCGGCACCGCGATCATCAACCCTCAGCATGA